The Salminus brasiliensis chromosome 4, fSalBra1.hap2, whole genome shotgun sequence nucleotide sequence CCAGGATGAGTAAGTTCAATAATGAAGAACTGGGACAAGCCTTAGAATTTCTATCTATTATCTTTGCTTTATGAAGCTGCTTTACCTGTTTTGGTTTCATATTGCACTCTTAATAGTgcaatggtggttggtgtggcgcaacagataacaccaccacctaccattgcgttacaacaacaccatgtgggagaccagggttcgattcccgttctgggtgactatgctgcgctacaccaataagagtccctgggcaagactcttaacactacattggcccacctctgtaatacgagtacccttgtaagtcgctctggataagagcgtctgctaaatgccataaatgtaaatgtaaatgttaatagGTTTTTCAAAAATGCATGGTAAAGCAGGTAAATTCAAAATGCATGCCATACGTTTAATATGCATCATTTCTTTGCTACTACAGCACAGGCTTTAAGGTGGTATTAGGTGCTCATTCCCTATCTGAAGCAGAGGACACCAAACAAACCTTTGACATTGCTGCCTACTATAAACACCCTGATTTCAACTCCAAGAACTATGACAATGACATTGTTTTGGTCAAGGTAAAGTATGCAAACTGTATAATTGAGGGGGAGGGCAACTCTAAAGCTATACATTGCACTGTATATTGAATGTCATGGTTGAATTATGTTGGCAGCTAAATCAGCCAGTCACAGAGACTGTTGCGGTAAAGCCAGTGAAGTTCCAGCAAGCAGGTGGGAATGACCCCGACACAAATGCTGATGTGGACACCGCTGGATGGGGCTCAAACAACAGGGGCCTCCGACCAGACAAACTGCAGGAGCTGACCGTTTCCATTTTGCCCAGATGGCGCTGTAACTCTTATGGCGTAGCCTTCACAAAAAACATGTTCTGTTCTTCCAAACCACGCATGGACACCTGTGATGTGGGTTTGACTTCCTAGTCTTAAATAGGAATTCCTCCAaaatttaatatgtttagttgTTTTCTTTACAACAACAATGCATACAAACGTTTTCTGTGAATAAAAACGACATTCAGTACTGTAGAGTAGTATGAGAATCAAAGACCAAATCCACTGCTACATATGCAGCACAGCCTAAAACAGCTACCAAAAAATGCTACCATTAATTACTCCTTACATGTTAGCTACTAATGGTGTAACAGAACACAAAACGCACAGATCAGATCCTTATTtggatcagcaaaaaaaaaaaaaaaaaagaagaagacaagaGTTTCTGTTTGCAAGCATTTTATGATTCtgcttcatttgtattagtgacttttattttgacagtcatttttgtttgtttgtattagtgacttttattttgacacagcctGTTTGTGATTTAGTGGTTGGGTTGAGTGATTACCTCTCTCTTGCgctgtttttttaaaaattttatTTCGTTCCACGTTAAAGATAATAGTGGAGTCCATCATTCTGAGGTTGACCCACTTGAAGACTCCCACTCCTCCCACTAATATACCTCTGCTCTCCAatcacacaccagagtgatgcCATTGCAGATGTGTGGCTGTTCTCGGTGTGTTGCTTTCTGGCTCTTGTTCAATGCAGCTCTGCCAGACTGAgcaaattattactgtaaaaagtaacagctgcagtaaaactgtatcCCACACTGGTATGGTTAAatgctggcaattaatctgcagttCATGTGCAACCTGAGCCATGGGGGCAATCTGTGGCAGATAATTTGTGATCTGTTACACCACAACATTTTACTAAGCACCGTAACAGCAAAAACATTGCGTGAGAAACACTTTGACTATGCTAGGTGATGCATAAAGAGAATAATCTTGCTTTTGGTGGAATTCCTTTTTGACaattgtgtttacagtgtttagcaCTTGTATGCATACTATGTATATACTGTAATGGATACTGattactctttctctcttccctctACTATTCCTCTTTAACAGGGTGACTCTGGTGGCCCCCTGCTCTACAATGGCATTGTTGTGGGAATAACTTCAAATGGAGGAAAGAGTTGTGGTTCCACCAAGAAGCCTGGTCTCTACACTATAATTTCTCACTACAACACCTGGATCACCAGCACTATGACCCAGTAGCATGTCATAAAATTTTTGTTATGATTTGTTATCATTGTGTTACCTAAAACATTTGACATACTCTGCAGCGTAACTATATTGTAATCTCATATAAGCAGTAGCTTCTCTTCGTTTTTCTTCGTTTCTCGTACTATTGCACATTTTCTTCATTAACTGATGTTAACTGATGTAAGAGGATCTCATTGCTGATTTTTTTAGAAACATAATTGCATTATGCAATCATCCTTGGGTATTTCCTTTGTACTTGCTGTTATGCAATACTGTGCACGTCCattcaaaataaatgtttatacaTACAAACATTAGTGACGTCCTCTCAGTGCTACTTCTCTATCCAGGATATTCCACACTTGTGTTGCAACAGGTTATTATAAAATATGTCTGCTGAACCCTTAGGTAAAGGATTCTTAAATAGTTCTTTAGTGAAAAGACCCACTAGAACTGAAAAACCACTTCAATTCTTTAATGGTTTTTTGCTTGTGTACTTGGTTCTTCGTATAAAAGGAAAGTCTCTAGGAACAACATTTTCAGCTCTACATAGAACACTTTTTTGCTAGTGCGGACCACACCCTGAGATGGGAGGAGAGGGTGACTCCAATAAGACCAATAAGAATAATTTTGACTTGGAGTCTGCTTCGGTTTTCCTGTGGTCCACGTGTGAAACCGGACTGGTCTAgtgagtgatggaagaaagggATGAAGGCGGGTGCAACGTTTTTCCAATGCAGCATTGAACTGAGAAGTGGGGGTATATAAGGGGCTTGAGGACCAGGAGGAGTTCAgggtgtggtccttctcccaaaaatTTGTTATGTCTTAATTCCATTTTGTGTAGTTGTGAAAATTATTAAACAAACCATTagctatgaattattaaaagCTTCTGATCATAATTGTCAGATAGCTCAAATCAAGCAAGGATGCATAAAAAAAATTGCTGCATATTTTCTGCAATTTGGTTTGGTTACTTTATGTCAACCAGTTCTGAGCTGGCACTGGCTTTATAAAACTGGTTCTTAAATGAGTTCTAGATGAGTCAGTCACATTTTCATCCTCATCCCATGGCTTAGTGTATTCATGACAAATGGTCCCCAAGGCTACACCCCCCCGCCTCCCCCTCAACATCACCCCTCTGTCATGGGCTGCAAATGAGAGCCAGGTGCTTTAGGATATGAAATTACTGTTCTGTATAGGATTTTCTTTGCAACTGAGGAATGATCAATCTACAGATATTTAAGGTGAATGCATCAATATTTATAGGGTGGATGCTGTAAAGAGAGATTCAGGGAGGGCAACAGAATTTAGTGCAGACAATTATTAGCGTTATGATCAAATGTtcttttgatcatttttaatgacatttttaataacttttttaaataacatttttattattgacAGGTCAATAGGGAGTGTAGCAGTTTTGCTTGTGGATGTTGGATGTGGAAGTTGTTTTTTAACACAGACCTTTcagttaaacaaacaaaaacaaaaaacaaacaaacaaggctGCTTTCTGAAGTACCACCCACACTGGTCAAATATTGGGAAAGTCAATCTGTAAGGTTGGCTGTGTCCATGTGCTTGGCAGTGATGTGAAGACAGATCAGCAAACAAATCTAGACGCCCTTATCTAGCCAGCTTCACATGTATGAAGTTCCTCTTCCATTTTGCACTTCTTAATTAATTTCATAAACAGCTTCATAACCAGTCCTCGCAGTCCATAAACCAGACAATGAAGCATCCTTAATGTCCTTAATATCTTAGTTAATCCTTAATATCTTAGGTAACAGAAATAAACATGTTCTTATCAAAGATAGATATAAGACATATAAGACATAACAGACTATGGAAACTCATGCCTACATTTTTATAAGGAGATCATAATCTTtaagccatcagcagctgtggaATGTGCAGACATCTGCACTGGGGAGAGGGGCTGGAGTTACTGCAGAAGTTATGTTTTTCAAAACCTGTACAAATTTCAGTGTGCAGTCTTTAACGTATTTTCCAAAACACCACAGTGCTTATCCACTGTCTTGCGTTAAAATCTGCAAGTAAAAAGTTGAACATCGCTCGCTTCTCCGGTTACAGCTGTAAAATAAGGCATTGTTGGAGGATTGCGTTAGCCACTGCCCGAAGGCATACGCCACTTTGGTGGCGGGGGCAATGGAGCAAAGACCCTCATAGAAGCTCGTTTTTGGCACTGATTACATTCGAATAGGAAATAATTTGTCTTACATACTAGCTAAATAACTCGGATATCATCATGTTTCTCCCAATATATACAGCTACATGttttgcaacaaaaaaaaaatgcccgTGGCTCACTGCAGGAACCCCCTTTTTAAGAAATGGTACGGTCGGTTACTATGCTCTCTTGGCTGCGTTACTCTTCTCCAGCTGCGACTGTTGACTATGGGGATATGCTGGGCTGAGAAATAACGGCATATATTCTGTTCAAACCTCACTTTCTAATGCCAGTGTCGCCAATATGGCTGGTATAAATAGAACAAGCGGAGGGTCTTCTTTGGTCGGCTCGGCAGTCAGGTGAATACAGTATCCAGCCGTTTCGGTTGGcggggattccttctcactccAGCGACCTGTTTTGTTTCGAGTGAGATGACGGTTGTTGGGGTAGCGAGACTGTAACGCTAGCCgggctgttagctagctagctaatgctagctaccGTCAGCCATTGCCGTCAGTGCCTGGGCGGTTTATATGCCAAGCAGTCGGTTAGCCGGGCTATAACATATAGATACATAGAGACAAAATATGCAGAATAATTGTCAGGCTGCTTGTGAATGCACCCTGTATAGGTTTCTTTAACCTTTTAGCTAACAGTAAAGCTTAAATCTCGACTGGGCGTGTTTCGTCTTGTCGAGGGAGATGTTATTCTACAGTAACCATCACTGTGCTCATGGCCATTTTGTATTGCATGATTGAACTGTTGCTGGATGGGTGTCTAAATAATTAAGTCACTTAAATCACCAGGGCCTCGAGTTACTGGAGCAGAAGGCAGTAATATAACACATGAAATAGCTAGtagagctaatgcagctaataACGTTATTTGACTTGGTAAAATGGGCCGGGTTAGCCTCTGGATAGGCTGTTCAGATACAGGCCATATTAATACTGAGGAATATTTCTCTTACTGTCCAGGCTTTTGTTCTTAGAAAGGTGACTAGAGTGGGGAATGATTGCAAAACCTAATTCTTTTCAATATTAACTACAATTTTCCAAGTACATTGTTTCATGTGATATTCAGGGTTAATAcctattgttgttattattattattattattattattattattgtgagaCCTTTCTAAGAACACCGGTACAAGCAAAGTTCAAGAAAGAGAACATTTTGGTTATGCATCCTGTATGGATTCAAGACTGTAAGTTCAAAGTAATCTAGAGCATCTGTCAAGTGACATGCCTTGCAGTTAACTGCCAGATCACAAAATAAATATAGCTagtaatattatataatgttcAATGTCTGTTAAATACATCACTAAAACGTTTGCCAAAACTGGAAAGCAGTATCAGGTTATGTCAGTATTGTAATATAGCGGCCAGTTAATCTCCAGCCCTATGTGGCGTAGCCCAATTCGTTTACACCTAATCCATTTAATCAATAATGAATACAGTAATGAAGATGGTAAGATGTATTAGGTTGGGGGAAAACTCTTAATGTCCAGTGTCTGGATGCATCAACAGATCATGGTCCTAAAGC carries:
- the cfd gene encoding complement factor D isoform X1, which gives rise to MDYLWVIFTSALLYASLLPEGDCITGGKEAPAHSRPYMASLQLEGKHYCGGFLISSEWLMSAAHCFQDDTGFKVVLGAHSLSEAEDTKQTFDIAAYYKHPDFNSKNYDNDIVLVKLNQPVTETVAVKPVKFQQAGGNDPDTNADVDTAGWGSNNRGLRPDKLQELTVSILPRWRCNSYGVAFTKNMFCSSKPRMDTCDGDSGGPLLYNGIVVGITSNGGKSCGSTKKPGLYTIISHYNTWITSTMTQ
- the cfd gene encoding complement factor D isoform X2; translation: MDYLWVIFTSALLYASLLPGDCITGGKEAPAHSRPYMASLQLEGKHYCGGFLISSEWLMSAAHCFQDDTGFKVVLGAHSLSEAEDTKQTFDIAAYYKHPDFNSKNYDNDIVLVKLNQPVTETVAVKPVKFQQAGGNDPDTNADVDTAGWGSNNRGLRPDKLQELTVSILPRWRCNSYGVAFTKNMFCSSKPRMDTCDGDSGGPLLYNGIVVGITSNGGKSCGSTKKPGLYTIISHYNTWITSTMTQ